Proteins found in one Sporosarcina sp. FSL K6-3457 genomic segment:
- a CDS encoding peptidoglycan recognition protein family protein has translation MVTVKDLRSITPRTNGTRALSAIENIARHHSATDEGDWSAFWNYWNKTKKWGTGGYHEIILRDGTVELCYDPEEITNGVGGQNSYIYNICLVGNGSFTAEQERVFDERTRYWMDKLGLPASAVKGHNEFTGQSTNCPAVNMAAVRARLSTPSTTSTVEDKRKFSSPTLQKETEASLASKAHRQIVVDAAIKAGANTLWTDKLSSGALTDADMLGLAVKCVVAVNK, from the coding sequence ATGGTTACTGTCAAGGATTTACGGTCCATCACACCACGAACAAACGGTACACGGGCATTATCAGCGATTGAAAACATTGCCCGTCACCACTCAGCTACCGACGAGGGAGATTGGTCCGCATTCTGGAATTACTGGAATAAGACAAAAAAGTGGGGGACTGGTGGCTATCACGAAATTATCTTACGAGATGGCACTGTGGAATTGTGCTATGACCCCGAAGAAATCACGAATGGTGTAGGTGGACAAAACTCATACATTTATAATATCTGCCTGGTGGGCAATGGCTCATTTACAGCAGAGCAGGAACGCGTATTTGATGAACGGACACGCTATTGGATGGACAAGCTAGGATTGCCCGCAAGCGCTGTAAAAGGTCACAATGAATTTACAGGTCAATCTACTAATTGTCCAGCTGTAAATATGGCTGCTGTACGTGCTAGATTGAGTACGCCGTCTACAACTTCAACTGTGGAGGACAAACGGAAATTTTCAAGTCCAACATTGCAAAAAGAAACAGAAGCATCATTAGCCAGTAAGGCACACCGGCAAATTGTTGTGGATGCAGCCATCAAGGCAGGCGCTAATACGTTATGGACAGACAAGCTATCTAGTGGCGCGCTGACAGACGCAGACATGTTGGGGTTAGCGGTTAAGTGCGTTGTTGCGGTAAATAAGTAA
- a CDS encoding phage holin family protein — protein sequence MEEVKRYVILGVTSFVAYFLGGWSILLTALIVLNVLDYATGLTANWQQRSSLRAFQGGIKKGIMWMWVGVSNLIYLILLELGYDAGEVLPNFVALYFIVMELISLEENSKKLGLEMPTPLSFFIGKLKEIMNSKKDVK from the coding sequence TTGGAAGAAGTTAAGCGGTATGTAATTTTAGGTGTTACGAGTTTTGTAGCATATTTTTTAGGTGGATGGTCTATTTTATTAACCGCGCTAATCGTTTTAAATGTGCTTGATTACGCGACAGGATTAACTGCAAATTGGCAACAACGGTCATCGTTACGCGCTTTTCAAGGCGGCATAAAAAAAGGCATCATGTGGATGTGGGTAGGCGTATCCAACCTCATTTATTTGATTTTACTTGAACTGGGATACGATGCAGGAGAGGTTTTACCTAATTTTGTAGCGTTATATTTTATAGTTATGGAATTAATATCGCTTGAAGAAAACTCAAAGAAACTCGGACTAGAAATGCCGACACCTTTGAGTTTTTTTATTGGGAAATTGAAAGAAATCATGAATAGTAAAAAGGATGTGAAGTAA
- a CDS encoding non-contractile tail sheath protein: MYNRFHPDLFTTLFNYEAIGVVTSLAEDALQVTGHFRTIGDYVGLRFSSEDFWMHDYVKYPTNRDYSGTKFSFTPSYFQTADFADVDQQPAAIIRYGEGDALSYLTLGFLRRKMHHTDHFNFDGKIELTHRWISPVAPRVTWTKTVCHLDDEGESICETFNGNGELGSDYDMDFVRGEFYTAAGSIPFDAWTSVSYDYSVGEEYTIDFNNISEGTHPNAMVKLSSSDIHSVTFPVIPTYFVSGELECTGRSDAFKLNFNGMKTTGGNLGPKPPRMPTNPYRLAEGFDDEYNKNPKRLIEAMRLLGYEGIINLYIGASHFYDKWGSEGFLNEGHTTMYLDPTVGINTAFSTWLHSYLKHMRLNGFNEFVTSVAMENLQMPEEWKQRMSDGYPGQTGWQPPTSFYSINNDAVKTYIDRITRDCLDIVVAEGFQPILQLGESWYWWQEFAPGDVNTEFPGRPPCFYDDGTINRFRNEMGYDLPYYPTSDIEMTPQNIEVAYKLQQYLGEYTEFMKGIANSYANSQFTILFFPPSVLDVDRVPEFLRIVNAPFEYWSSPNLDFIQIEDYDWVTREVPAHEDVFAQAWLDMDYDFSQQHYFSGFVLLAEMAWKEWPLIERAAQQALGRGYREVFIWAGTQIRRDSWVPQLNTYVSDCALYKTVNMPDEEEID; the protein is encoded by the coding sequence ATGTACAATAGGTTTCATCCAGATTTATTTACCACGCTATTTAACTATGAGGCAATCGGAGTTGTAACGAGTTTGGCCGAAGATGCTCTTCAAGTGACAGGGCATTTCAGGACTATCGGAGATTATGTTGGACTAAGATTTAGTAGTGAAGATTTCTGGATGCATGATTATGTCAAGTACCCGACCAACAGAGATTACTCTGGAACTAAATTCTCTTTCACTCCTTCTTATTTTCAAACAGCAGACTTTGCAGATGTAGATCAACAACCTGCTGCCATCATTCGTTATGGCGAGGGGGATGCCTTGAGTTATCTTACCTTAGGTTTTTTAAGGCGAAAGATGCACCACACAGACCATTTCAATTTTGATGGAAAGATTGAGTTAACTCATCGGTGGATCTCGCCAGTTGCTCCTCGAGTGACATGGACAAAAACTGTCTGTCATCTTGATGATGAAGGGGAATCCATCTGTGAGACATTCAATGGAAATGGTGAACTTGGATCTGACTATGACATGGACTTCGTAAGAGGAGAATTCTATACAGCTGCCGGAAGCATTCCATTCGATGCCTGGACTTCGGTGTCTTATGATTATAGTGTTGGGGAAGAATACACCATCGATTTCAATAACATCTCGGAAGGGACACACCCTAATGCCATGGTTAAATTGTCTTCCAGTGATATCCATAGTGTTACCTTTCCGGTTATCCCAACTTACTTCGTTTCTGGCGAACTGGAATGTACGGGTCGCAGTGACGCCTTTAAATTGAATTTTAATGGTATGAAAACTACCGGAGGTAATTTGGGGCCAAAGCCTCCTCGGATGCCAACCAATCCCTATCGATTGGCAGAGGGGTTTGACGATGAATATAACAAAAATCCAAAGAGATTAATCGAGGCCATGAGATTGTTGGGTTACGAAGGCATCATTAATTTATACATCGGGGCATCTCATTTTTATGATAAATGGGGATCAGAGGGCTTTCTTAATGAAGGGCACACGACAATGTATCTTGACCCGACCGTCGGTATCAATACCGCTTTTAGTACCTGGTTACACAGTTACCTGAAGCACATGAGATTGAACGGGTTCAATGAATTTGTAACTTCAGTCGCAATGGAAAATCTGCAAATGCCGGAAGAATGGAAACAAAGGATGTCGGATGGCTATCCAGGGCAAACAGGTTGGCAACCACCTACATCTTTTTATAGTATCAATAACGACGCTGTAAAGACGTACATTGACCGTATTACAAGGGATTGTCTCGATATTGTGGTTGCTGAAGGCTTTCAGCCCATCTTGCAGCTTGGGGAGTCATGGTATTGGTGGCAAGAGTTCGCGCCGGGCGACGTCAATACAGAATTTCCGGGACGCCCTCCGTGCTTTTATGATGATGGGACGATTAATAGATTTAGAAATGAAATGGGCTATGATTTACCTTACTATCCCACGTCTGACATTGAAATGACGCCACAAAATATAGAAGTAGCTTATAAGTTGCAGCAGTATCTTGGCGAGTACACAGAGTTCATGAAGGGGATAGCTAATAGTTATGCAAACAGCCAGTTCACGATACTATTTTTCCCTCCATCCGTATTAGATGTTGACCGTGTACCAGAATTTTTGCGAATCGTAAATGCGCCATTTGAATATTGGAGCAGCCCAAACTTGGACTTTATCCAAATTGAAGATTATGACTGGGTGACGCGAGAAGTGCCAGCACATGAAGATGTTTTTGCACAGGCTTGGTTAGATATGGATTATGATTTTTCGCAACAACATTATTTTTCTGGATTCGTGCTACTAGCGGAAATGGCGTGGAAGGAATGGCCGCTAATTGAGCGGGCAGCACAACAGGCTTTAGGTAGGGGCTATCGCGAAGTGTTTATTTGGGCAGGCACTCAGATTAGGAGAGATAGCTGGGTACCACAATTAAACACTTATGTGTCTGATTGTGCGCTATATAAGACTGTTAATATGCCGGATGAAGAGGAAATAGATTGA